One segment of Geomonas ferrireducens DNA contains the following:
- a CDS encoding FliH/SctL family protein, protein MSSSKIIRKGLESQTFILEPLGNELVPPPGQDVFRQVSLAGEEPLPAEEEEPEVPPVMVPEEDALRRIQQAHAEGMKKGKQQAEEDLAKVSEAMAQALLATGAVRGQLMHEAEEDLLKLSAMIARKVMMRELTIDPGLIANLVHGAVELAADEGEIVVRLNPEEYQVVAYSPQFQALTRDRKKIVLREDPTLGPAACVVETVRGNIDAGFDAQLEEIMRRLSEERNARREDENGGD, encoded by the coding sequence ATGTCCTCGTCTAAGATCATCAGGAAGGGGCTCGAGTCCCAGACCTTCATCCTGGAGCCGCTCGGTAACGAGCTGGTCCCCCCCCCGGGGCAGGACGTGTTCCGCCAGGTTTCCCTGGCCGGCGAGGAGCCGTTGCCGGCCGAGGAAGAGGAACCGGAGGTTCCCCCCGTCATGGTCCCCGAGGAGGATGCGCTCAGAAGGATCCAGCAGGCGCACGCGGAAGGGATGAAGAAGGGGAAGCAGCAGGCCGAGGAGGATCTTGCCAAGGTGAGCGAGGCGATGGCCCAGGCCCTCCTCGCCACCGGCGCGGTGCGCGGCCAGCTCATGCACGAGGCGGAGGAGGACCTCCTGAAGCTCTCGGCGATGATCGCCCGCAAGGTGATGATGCGTGAGCTCACCATCGATCCGGGGCTGATCGCGAACCTCGTGCACGGTGCGGTGGAGCTTGCCGCCGACGAGGGGGAGATCGTGGTCCGGCTGAACCCGGAGGAGTACCAGGTGGTGGCCTACTCGCCCCAGTTCCAGGCACTCACCCGGGACCGCAAGAAGATAGTCCTGCGCGAGGACCCGACGCTTGGCCCCGCCGCGTGCGTGGTGGAGACGGTGCGCGGAAACATAGACGCCGGCTTCGACGCCCAGCTCGAGGAGATCATGCGCCGGCTTTCCGAGGAGAGAAACGCGCGGCGGGAGGATGAAAACGGTGGGGATTGA
- the fliI gene encoding flagellar protein export ATPase FliI — protein sequence MGIDLARYLPVVEAAKPVRFNGKVTQVVGLVIEGFCPETAVGSVCEVHSEGHAPIPAEVVGFRENKTLLMPLGELRGVGLGSVISVRREKAALGVGPALLGRVIDGLGDPIDDKGPIETVDEYPIYALPVNPMKRRPIRKPLNLGIRAINGLLTCGEGQRVGIMAGSGVGKSTLLGMIARYTEADVNVIALIGERGRELREFIEKDLQAEGLRKSVVVVATSDQPPLVRMRGAYIATTIAEYFQAQGKKVLLMMDSATRFAMAMREVGLAIGEPPTTKGYTPSVFAALPRLLERTGNFQGGSITGLYTVLVEGDDFNEPISDAMRSILDGHIILTRELAARNIYPPIDLLNSASRVMSDVTTREHRALAGQFKETLATYRQAEDMINIGAYKAGSNPKIDTAVARMDRMVAYLKQDVADEVNFEESIEALARIFE from the coding sequence GTGGGGATTGATCTGGCACGCTACCTGCCGGTGGTCGAGGCGGCCAAGCCGGTGCGCTTCAACGGGAAGGTGACCCAGGTGGTGGGGCTCGTGATCGAAGGGTTCTGCCCGGAGACCGCGGTCGGCAGCGTCTGCGAGGTGCACTCCGAGGGGCACGCGCCGATTCCCGCCGAGGTGGTCGGCTTCCGCGAGAACAAGACCCTGCTCATGCCGCTTGGCGAGCTGAGGGGGGTGGGGCTTGGCAGCGTCATCTCGGTCCGGCGCGAGAAGGCGGCCCTGGGGGTGGGACCTGCCCTTCTGGGGCGGGTCATCGACGGTCTCGGCGACCCCATCGACGACAAGGGGCCCATCGAGACGGTGGACGAGTACCCGATCTACGCGCTGCCGGTGAACCCGATGAAGCGCCGCCCGATCAGGAAGCCCCTGAACCTCGGCATCCGCGCCATCAACGGGCTTTTGACCTGCGGCGAGGGGCAGAGGGTCGGCATCATGGCGGGCTCCGGCGTCGGCAAGTCGACCCTTCTCGGCATGATAGCCCGCTACACCGAGGCGGACGTCAACGTCATCGCCCTGATCGGCGAGCGCGGCCGCGAGCTGCGCGAGTTCATCGAGAAGGACCTGCAGGCGGAGGGGCTCAGGAAATCGGTAGTCGTGGTGGCAACGAGCGACCAGCCGCCCCTGGTGCGCATGCGCGGCGCCTACATCGCGACCACCATCGCCGAGTATTTCCAGGCGCAGGGTAAGAAGGTGCTCCTCATGATGGACTCCGCCACCCGTTTCGCCATGGCGATGCGCGAGGTGGGTCTTGCCATCGGCGAGCCCCCGACCACCAAGGGGTACACCCCGAGTGTCTTCGCCGCGCTCCCGAGGCTTCTGGAGCGGACCGGCAACTTCCAGGGGGGTAGCATCACCGGCCTATACACCGTCCTCGTCGAGGGGGACGACTTCAACGAGCCGATCTCCGACGCGATGCGCAGCATCCTCGACGGCCACATCATCCTCACCCGAGAGCTTGCCGCTCGCAACATCTACCCCCCGATCGACCTTTTAAACAGCGCGAGCCGTGTCATGAGCGACGTGACCACGAGGGAACACCGGGCGCTTGCCGGGCAGTTCAAGGAGACCCTGGCGACCTACCGGCAGGCCGAGGACATGATCAACATCGGCGCCTACAAGGCGGGGAGCAACCCGAAGATCGACACGGCGGTGGCGAGGATGGACCGGATGGTCGCGTACCTGAAGCAGGACGTGGCCGACGAGGTGAATTTCGAGGAATCGATCGAGGCGCTCGCGAGGATATTTGAGTAG
- the fliJ gene encoding flagellar export protein FliJ — protein sequence MAGQEFRLEQVLKFRKEVEKMHQLELAAAKQQHESARERLKNEKAMMEQREKECAERQMNGIEAKDLQLYGDFSRRKSQEILQLRESLVGLEKAVQEKREALLAAAKEKKALEVFKEKKMRDLRMEQLNRERAFLDEIAVQGRGRK from the coding sequence ATGGCAGGACAGGAATTCAGGCTCGAACAGGTGCTCAAGTTCCGCAAGGAAGTGGAGAAAATGCACCAACTGGAACTCGCTGCGGCGAAGCAGCAGCACGAGAGCGCCAGGGAGCGGCTGAAAAACGAAAAGGCCATGATGGAGCAGCGGGAAAAGGAATGCGCCGAGCGCCAGATGAACGGCATCGAGGCGAAGGACCTGCAGCTCTACGGCGACTTCTCCAGGAGAAAGAGCCAGGAAATCCTGCAGTTGCGGGAGAGCTTGGTGGGCCTTGAGAAGGCGGTGCAGGAAAAGCGCGAGGCCCTTTTGGCCGCGGCGAAGGAAAAGAAGGCCCTTGAGGTTTTCAAGGAGAAGAAGATGCGGGACCTGAGGATGGAACAGCTGAACCGGGAACGCGCCTTCCTGGACGAGATCGCAGTCCAGGGGAGGGGGCGTAAGTGA
- a CDS encoding MotE family protein — protein sequence MKGLLRTAAVALVALPLLSGGGEGPSVQAAEVKNAPRSAASTEAAALEAKRQQLAQKEAALNAKEAELNRLATKLDARVAELNAAKKGIEESLTAKNKQDDERYKKMIKIYKGLKPEEAGNLLNKLNEKMVIQMLNQMDQKTAVKLIPFISQPRVLEWTRLNLAGK from the coding sequence GTGAAAGGGTTGTTACGGACCGCCGCCGTCGCCCTCGTCGCGCTGCCGCTTTTGAGCGGTGGTGGGGAAGGGCCCTCGGTGCAGGCGGCCGAGGTGAAGAACGCTCCCCGCTCCGCGGCTTCCACCGAGGCCGCGGCACTCGAGGCGAAACGGCAGCAACTGGCACAGAAGGAAGCGGCGCTGAACGCGAAGGAGGCTGAGCTGAACCGCCTCGCCACCAAGCTCGACGCCCGGGTTGCGGAACTGAACGCGGCCAAGAAGGGGATCGAGGAGTCGCTCACCGCGAAGAACAAGCAGGACGACGAGCGTTACAAAAAAATGATCAAGATCTACAAGGGGTTGAAGCCGGAGGAGGCGGGTAACCTGCTCAACAAGCTGAACGAGAAGATGGTGATCCAGATGCTGAACCAGATGGATCAGAAGACCGCCGTCAAGCTCATCCCCTTCATCAGCCAGCCGCGGGTCCTTGAATGGACCAGGCTGAACCTCGCCGGCAAGTAG
- a CDS encoding flagellar hook-length control protein FliK — protein MMIQNAAFIPDAFPAAPAGTATAAPSGTGGFQQMLQGKQVQASSQDKAEAKQPAAQGKPAKEAGAKADAASQAIPRKGAVSQEAQPGATVAARQRPAQDASDGAVREATAATAGPADKAPSEKVGAPEEAATPAQDTTSVDLVRSAQDNVPAGGIPEPNPGLVVATAQVASHQEQKAGVGNADEAGAQALSRLEALQQRLQQPDAGAKGPQGGEPEAAQAVKSEVGQEVKQEKTGDRPLMGAATGAETGQKAEAAQLPREERGAKVITPTGATERAQVEKPQAQEASGKVAQPKELPEAAKTSVVADQTAAAERLSARQQGEGRFVAMPVRDLSGQTAESTKVAATAVTGDTVTEATAPAQGDAATATKETPGAVDGATRETTAKQAAVEVKVASGEGKKDNVAGAEPQPTQASADADPATGKAQQHREMRHGESPAGKEGRGAEQALQAGAAKNPGEEVSGTGRATPAASKLTSETGAVREASESHGGGTQQKGEQQNGHMLGAGVVAQGNTADTVPVEAKQAQARSLLHESILAQVKEGVVTHDGKGNGQMSIRLNPGELGELKIQVRMENNRLNVEVQADNRMVKDLLLGNLDSLKEALSGKNLTMDGFNVSTGGGGFNGPLNEERGNQKQQQPQRFARGAGYDGQDAPRVNYLTAEVNSLLDVRF, from the coding sequence ATGATGATTCAAAACGCAGCATTTATTCCAGACGCCTTCCCGGCGGCTCCGGCTGGGACGGCAACAGCGGCACCCTCCGGTACCGGTGGTTTCCAGCAGATGCTCCAGGGGAAACAGGTGCAGGCCTCCTCCCAGGACAAAGCGGAAGCGAAGCAACCGGCGGCGCAAGGCAAACCCGCGAAGGAAGCCGGTGCGAAGGCCGACGCGGCGTCGCAAGCCATCCCCCGCAAGGGAGCGGTCTCCCAGGAGGCGCAGCCGGGGGCTACGGTTGCGGCAAGGCAACGCCCGGCGCAGGATGCCTCCGACGGTGCGGTGCGGGAAGCGACCGCGGCGACCGCAGGGCCTGCGGACAAGGCGCCTTCCGAAAAGGTTGGAGCCCCGGAGGAAGCGGCAACACCCGCGCAGGACACAACTTCCGTCGACCTGGTGCGGTCGGCGCAGGACAACGTCCCGGCGGGGGGCATCCCGGAACCCAACCCGGGACTGGTCGTGGCGACGGCGCAAGTAGCGTCACACCAGGAGCAAAAGGCAGGCGTGGGCAACGCCGACGAGGCGGGCGCTCAGGCGCTCTCCAGACTGGAAGCCCTGCAGCAGCGGCTGCAGCAGCCTGATGCAGGGGCAAAAGGTCCCCAGGGCGGGGAGCCCGAGGCCGCACAGGCGGTGAAGTCGGAAGTCGGGCAGGAAGTGAAGCAGGAAAAAACCGGAGACCGGCCTCTTATGGGCGCGGCAACCGGAGCCGAAACAGGCCAGAAGGCCGAGGCGGCGCAGCTTCCCCGCGAGGAGCGGGGAGCAAAGGTTATCACTCCGACGGGTGCCACAGAAAGGGCACAGGTCGAGAAGCCCCAGGCGCAGGAGGCGTCCGGGAAGGTGGCGCAGCCCAAGGAGCTTCCCGAGGCGGCCAAAACATCCGTCGTTGCCGATCAGACGGCAGCGGCAGAGCGTCTCTCCGCGCGGCAGCAAGGGGAGGGACGGTTCGTCGCCATGCCGGTACGCGACCTCTCCGGGCAGACGGCGGAGAGCACAAAGGTGGCGGCAACTGCCGTTACCGGCGACACGGTAACCGAGGCGACGGCCCCGGCACAGGGGGACGCTGCCACGGCGACCAAAGAAACCCCTGGCGCCGTTGACGGCGCGACACGGGAAACGACGGCAAAGCAGGCAGCCGTCGAGGTCAAGGTGGCCTCCGGCGAGGGCAAGAAGGATAACGTTGCCGGCGCGGAGCCGCAACCGACCCAGGCCTCCGCCGACGCCGATCCCGCGACGGGGAAGGCCCAGCAGCACAGGGAGATGCGCCACGGCGAGTCGCCCGCAGGCAAGGAAGGGCGCGGCGCTGAGCAGGCTTTGCAGGCCGGCGCGGCGAAGAACCCCGGCGAAGAGGTTTCCGGCACCGGACGTGCAACACCCGCGGCAAGCAAGCTGACCTCGGAAACGGGTGCGGTTCGTGAGGCTTCGGAAAGCCATGGCGGCGGGACGCAGCAAAAAGGGGAGCAGCAAAACGGGCATATGCTCGGCGCCGGGGTAGTGGCGCAGGGGAACACCGCCGACACGGTGCCTGTCGAAGCGAAACAGGCGCAGGCAAGGAGCCTGCTGCACGAGAGCATATTGGCGCAGGTAAAGGAAGGGGTGGTGACCCATGATGGCAAGGGGAACGGCCAGATGAGCATCCGGCTGAACCCGGGGGAACTGGGTGAGTTGAAGATCCAGGTCCGCATGGAGAACAACCGGCTGAACGTGGAAGTCCAGGCCGACAACCGGATGGTCAAGGACCTGCTCCTTGGCAACCTCGACTCCCTCAAGGAGGCCCTTTCCGGCAAGAATCTCACCATGGACGGTTTCAACGTCTCCACCGGCGGTGGCGGCTTCAACGGCCCGCTCAATGAGGAGCGAGGGAACCAGAAACAGCAGCAGCCCCAAAGGTTCGCCAGGGGTGCAGGGTACGACGGCCAGGATGCACCGCGAGTCAATTATCTGACTGCCGAGGTCAACAGCCTGCTCGACGTGAGATTCTAA
- a CDS encoding flagellar hook assembly protein FlgD — protein MITDATSAASTSQAAAAMKQATGMNKDDFLKLFVTQLQNQDPLNPQDGTQFISQLAQLTQVEQAYNTNTNLQSLLSQGNNAGTLAAVSLIGKEVEAPGSQVELSSGSASAVNYNLARSATTVTVSILDANGKVVKTIDGGAQGIGNNSVSWDGTDNSGATLTPGAYSFSVSAKDATGNTVTSTGLVRGKVNGVDMSGTTPILSVGSLKLNLTDVTSVTEGA, from the coding sequence ATGATTACCGATGCAACATCGGCGGCAAGCACCTCGCAGGCGGCGGCCGCCATGAAACAGGCAACCGGGATGAACAAGGACGACTTCCTGAAGTTGTTCGTGACCCAGCTGCAGAACCAGGACCCCCTGAATCCGCAGGACGGCACGCAGTTCATCTCCCAGCTGGCCCAGCTGACCCAGGTCGAGCAGGCCTACAACACCAACACGAACCTCCAGAGCCTCTTGTCCCAGGGGAACAACGCGGGAACCCTCGCGGCGGTCTCCCTGATCGGCAAGGAAGTGGAGGCACCCGGTTCGCAGGTGGAACTCAGCTCCGGGAGCGCTTCCGCGGTCAACTACAACCTGGCGCGCAGCGCCACGACGGTCACCGTCTCGATCCTCGACGCCAACGGCAAGGTGGTGAAGACCATCGACGGCGGGGCACAGGGCATCGGGAACAACAGCGTGAGCTGGGACGGCACCGACAACTCCGGCGCAACGCTCACCCCGGGCGCCTACAGCTTCAGCGTCTCGGCAAAGGATGCAACCGGCAACACGGTCACCAGCACGGGGCTGGTGCGCGGCAAGGTGAACGGCGTAGACATGTCCGGAACCACACCGATACTCTCCGTCGGATCGCTCAAGCTGAACCTTACGGACGTCACTTCGGTAACCGAGGGGGCCTAG
- a CDS encoding TIGR02530 family flagellar biosynthesis protein yields the protein MIDNSILFPQPIQAPVKPNANGNKPAAKGTGSGTAFAQVLDQKLPGQPVKLSQHAQERLKSRGITLSDADMKQLEGAVDSVAQKGGRESLILMGDAALVVSVKNRTVVTAMDRQGMKGNVFTNIDSAVFF from the coding sequence ATGATCGACAACAGCATCCTCTTTCCCCAACCGATCCAGGCACCGGTAAAACCTAACGCGAACGGGAACAAGCCCGCCGCGAAGGGAACCGGCAGCGGCACAGCGTTCGCCCAGGTCCTGGACCAGAAACTCCCGGGGCAGCCGGTAAAGCTGTCGCAGCACGCCCAGGAGCGCCTGAAATCCCGCGGCATCACCCTCTCGGACGCCGACATGAAGCAGCTGGAAGGGGCGGTGGACAGCGTGGCGCAAAAGGGTGGCAGGGAGTCCCTGATCCTGATGGGAGATGCGGCCCTCGTGGTAAGCGTCAAAAACCGGACAGTGGTCACCGCCATGGATCGTCAGGGGATGAAAGGAAACGTTTTCACCAACATCGACTCGGCAGTATTTTTCTAA